A window of Physeter macrocephalus isolate SW-GA chromosome 6, ASM283717v5, whole genome shotgun sequence genomic DNA:
CACATCTGGACGACGGGCCCTACGAGGCGGGGGGTGAGAAGGAGCTGGACCCCCGCCTCATCCCGGTCCCTGCCAACAGCTACTTTGGTAGGGACCCCTCCCCGGCCCGGAGCTGCTCTaaccctctgctcctctctcttGTCCTCTCTCTCCATGCTCCCGTCCTtccgtctctgtctctgtccctcactctgtctctgtctctgattCTTATCTCTCTGGTCTGTTTGTCTCTCTCGTCTTCTTTCTccacttcttcctctttctgtctgcctctgtctccccactCTGTGGCCCCTCCTCTGGATGTCCCTTCCCTGGtgtgtcccctgccccaccccccacagggTTGCTCTTTGTGACCAACATTGATAGCTCAGACCCTGACCAGCTGGTGTATAAAACTTTGGACCCTGCTGACCGGCTCCCAGGACCAGCCGGAGACTTGGCCTTGAATAGCTACTTAGGTTTGTAAGCTCCCCTCCACGTCCTCCTGGGCCCTGGGGGCTTGGCCTGGcctccccacctctcctgccTTGCCCCCCAACACGTACCCAGAGAAACACCCACTGGGCCCCGATTACAGACTAAAGCTGAGCCCAGTAACCAGGCCCAAGGAGAAGAGGCCCCAGGGGTGAAGCCTCGGGGCTGTGAACGGGGGTCTCCATGGAGGACGATCCAGATGGGCTGAGGCTGTTaactgggaaggaaggaggctaGACCTCGGGGGGACTTTCTCTGAGGGATGGATGGTGGGCATGTGCGGAGAAAGGTCCAGCTGTGTTGGTAAGTCCCTCTCCTTTCTCATCCGCATCCTTCtgtagaagaggaggaaaggaggcctGGGAGAAGCTTGCGTGAATCAAGCTCCTCCCTGTTTCCCCCGTTTCCTCCTCTCCCATCCATGTGAAGTCTTCCTCTTCCTGCCAGGATGGTGGGAGTAGGGGGCAAAGAAGGTGCATCGGATGGGATGGGGGCCTCCTGGGTGTGCCGAGAGGAGAGCAGTTCCAGGGAATCCTATGGGGGCGCCCTGGCCCAGCTCCTGCCGGTGACTCGGTCCCCAGCCCAGCGGCCTGGCCTTCTCGGCCattgcctttctccttcctccccagtcCCTGAGGCCGACCTCATGGCACTTCTTGTGCCAGACCTTAGTCTCTGGGTGGGGAGGGCTTCCGGGCCTCTGGAGGGGAAGAGGAGTGGTCCAGCTGGGGTGGTGATACCTCAGAGGGCACCTCTACCTTTTAGGGAGGGGCGGGCTGGGAGGAGCTGTGACCTACCCTGGCTGGGAGTCTGGCGGGGAGAGCTCACTAGTGAGTCGCCCCAAATCCAGGTTTCTCCATCGACTCGGGGAAGAGTCTGGTGCGAGCAGAGGAGCTGAGCTTTGTGGCAGGGGCCCCCCGTGCCAACCACAAGGGTGCTGTGGTCATTCTGCGCAAAGACAGCGCCAGTCGCCTGGTGCCTGAAGTTACACTGTCCGGGGAGCGCCTGACCTCCGGCTTTGGCTACTCGCTGGCAGTGGCTGATCTTAACAATGACGGGTGAGTGTGGGCTGAGGCGGGTGGAGCCTGGGGGAGGCTGGGTCTAGGAGGGGTAAGGGGCCTCTGGCCTCTCCTCCTGACTCCACtggctgtctctttctctccatagCTGGACAGATCTGGTAGTGGGTGCCCCCTACTTCTTTGAGCGCCAAGAAGAACTGGGGGGTGCCGTATATGTGTACATGAACCAGGGGGGTCACTGGGCTGGGGTCTCCCCTCTCCGGCTCTGCGGCTCTCCTGACTCCATGTTCGGGATCAGTCTGGCTGTCCTGGGGGACCTCAACCAAGATGGCTTCCCAGGTGTGACTGGGGACAGGGAAGGCTGGGGAaggcggggagggaagggggagggacagggGTGCGGAAGTGCCTCTGAGGTCAAGGGGAAGGTCTTCTGAGGGCTCAGGAAGAGGAGCAACCTGGGCTCCTGTCTGAGCTTTACCATCtaccagctttgtgaccttgggcaagtaccCTTTCTGGGCTAGTGATACCTGCAGAGAGCAGCTGAAAGGATTAAAAATGACATGTGTAAGGTGCCCAGGACTTAGTAGCctctcaaaaaaatagaaaacacagggTATGGAACTGAGTGACTGAGGGAAAGTAGGGACCTGGACCTCATGCCTTCCACCCTCAGCCCCCAGGTCTGATTGCCTTTCTCCCACCTGCAGACCTTGCTGTAGGGGCTCCCTTCGCCGGGGATGGGAAAGTCTTTATCTACCATGGGAGCAGCCTGGGGGTTGTCGTCAAACCTTCCCAGGTGAGGGGAGTGGTGGCGATGAGGGAATGGGTGTCTGGGGGACCCAGGGGGCACAGCAGcagagggtgggggaggcagaggctgggggtgatGGGTGGGGACGCTGATGGTCTGGTCCCCCAGGTGCTGGAGGGCGAGGCTGTGGGCATAAAGAGCTTTGGCTACTCTCTGTCGGGCGGCCTGGATGTGGATGGGAACCGCTACCCGGACCTGCTGGTGGGCTCCCTGGCTGACACTGCCGTGCTCTTCAGGTGAGCCCTCCCTCTCTGCTGGCCTCCCCCTCCCAGAGGCCGGAGCCGCTCTGCAGTGCCAGATCTGCCGCCTCCCCTCTTTCCCAGCCTCATGTTCTCATGTTTCCTGTGCCCTGGACTCCCCCTTCCTCAGGGCCAGGCCCGTCCTCCACGTCTCCCACGAGGTCTCTATTCTTCCAAGAACCATCGACCTAGAACAGCCCAACTGCGCCAGTGGCCACTCGGTCTGGTGAGGTGGGGTccgaggggagggtggagggggagcCTCCAGGGCCCAGTTCTCCCCTGTCTGCCCAGTttggggctggggctgaggcaGGAGTGGGCAGGGTTGGGGTGTGGCCCGGGCCTGTCAACCTTGCCTTTGTCCCCGCAGCATGGACCTCAGGGTCTGTTTCAGCTACATTGCATCGCCCAGCAGCTACAGCCCCGTTGTGGGTGAGTGAGGCCCCTCCACGCCCACCCCGTTGGGTGTCAGGGTGGGTCACTCCGGGGTGCAGAGAAGGGCCCATTGGAGCTGCTCTGCAGCTCACcggcccctcctctcccacctgccaCAGCCCTGGATTACACGTTAGATGGGGACACAGACCGGAGGCTCCGGGGCCAGGTGCCCCGTGTGACCTTCCTGAGCCGTGGCCCGGACGACCCCAAGCACCAGGCCTCAGGCACCGTGTGGCTGAGACGCCAGCATGACCGAGTCTGTGGAGACACTATGCTTCAGCTTCAGGTGGACGCTGACCCCTTGGCCTCCGAGGGTCATTGTCATCGCATCTTCTCTTTTCCTGGGTTCCTCTCATCTTCTTCCCAAACACACTCACACCTCAGTCTAAGATCTCGACTTTTGGGAAGGCTCTCTTTGGGGCCTCTCTTTTACCTGCTGTTTTCTTGCATCTCCTCTCAGGTTCTATACGCCCTGGAGATGGCCATGGCAGGTTCCATCTTCTCATCTGGTCCCCGAAGCCCTAAATCCTGGCTGTCCTCCCTTCTCCACCCCAGTTGCTCTCCCCCCGCTAGCCCAGTTCTCCACCTCTCTCCTTCGTCTCCCTGAGCCTCTTTCCAGGTTTCAGGATCTGTCCTAGGTCTGGCTGGGGCTTTGGTCAGGGCTGGGGTCTGGGGGTTGTTCTTGTATTCACGTCTATCTTTtcccttccccaggagaatgTCAAAGACAAGCTTCGGGCCATCGTGGTGACTCTGTCCTATAGTCTCCAGACCCCTCGGCTCCGGCGACAGGCTCCTGGCCAGGGGCTGCCCCCTGTGGCCCCCATCCTCAATGCCCACCAGCCCAGCACCCAGCGGACAGAGGTGAGCATGCGTTCTGGTTTAGCCCAGGAAAAGAAGCTGGGAGGGACAGGGATCATGAATCCCTCGCCAGTGACATTCATAGCTTGCAAAATTCTTTCATGTTACCCCAGTTGTTCCTCATATCTCTAGATGCTGTGACAGGTGGACCACAGATGTAAAATGGCCCAAATTATCATGTGTTCCTAGTCAGAGGGGACAGGCAGTCATTCAGGGGCCCAGGGTGGTGGGGGTCTGCCATGTTCAAATGTggcctccagggcttccctggtggcgcagtgattgagagtccgcctgtcgatgcaggggacacgggttcgtgccccggtccgggaagatcccacatgccgcggagcggctgggcccgtgagccacggccgctgagcctgcgcgtccggagcctgtgctccgcaacgggagaggccacagcagtgagaggcccgcgtaccgcaaaaacacacacacaaacaaacaaacaaaaatgtggcCTCCAAGGTCCTTAGGTCACCTCTATCCCCATCAGTTGGAGGCGGGTGGGGAGTTCCTTGTATGGTTCTTATGGCCAGTCCAGAAGTGATGCTCTTTACTTCTCTTCACATTCTAAGTCTGGGACTTAGTTACATGCAAGAAAGGCCAAGGAAATGCGGCCTCGCTGTGGACTAGCCTGCTGGTCTCTACCACGGCATCGTAATACTCCcatcattttactgatgaggacacAGCTCAGAGTGCTTAGGTGACCAGCTGGgtatcacacagctaggaagcagcAGATCTGCGGGTTGAACTCAGGTTGTTTATTCCCGTGATCCTCTACCCCGCCATACACCTTGGCGATACATTCACCCCCTGGGAATGACCCCCTCTTCAAATCTCTCCCCAGATCCACTTTCTGAAGCAAGGCTGTGGTGAAGACAAGGTGTGTCAGAGCAATCTGCGGCTGGTCCACGCCCGGTTCTGCGCCCGTGTCAGCGACACGGAGTTTCAGCCTCTGCCCATGTGAGGGGGAGCGAGGGagcaggtggggtgggaaggcaAGAGATCAAGGGACGGAAGAAAGTCCCCTTGGGAGGGCCAGCAGGAGTGGGGGCTGAGCCTGCAGGGAGAGGGTGGAAGGTGGAAGGTGGGGAGGACCTGCTGAGAGCTCAGAAGTTTGCAGGATGagggcagtgaggggcccacagGGGCTCCTCTGGCAGAGAGTGACAATCCTTcaccatacaaaaaaaattatacagttcACATACATCTCACTGTTAAGTCTTCACAACCCCATGAAGCAGGAAATATTACTAGTCCCACTTTAGAGATGGAGAACGgaggcctagagaggttaagttacttgcccaaggtcagtaAGTGCTGGAGCTGGGGCCAGAAACAAAGGTCCCCTGACTCCCAGTCTTGACTCTCTTGAGTCTGAGGCTTGGACCGGTGTGTGCGGAGATTCGGGAGAGCCAGGGTAGGAGGAGAGGTTCAGGGAGCGGGGGCAGGCAGCATGCACTggcggggggaggaggaagggagggaggggcgggggcaggtGTTCAGGTCCTAGAGTGAGTGGGATCTGACCCCCCAGGGATGCGGATGGGACGACAGCCCTGTTTGCACTGAGTGGGCAGCCAGTCATCGGCCTGGAGCTGAAGGTCACCAATCTGCCTTCggacccagcccagccccaggctgaTGGGGATGACGCCCATGAGGCCCAGCTCCTGGtcaccctccctgcctctctgcaCTATTCAGGAGTCCGGGCCCTGGACCCTGCGGTGAggacccagggcagggcaggggtggggtcttGGGGGCTCCAGTAACCCAAGCtgatctctccttctctccccactccaGGAGAAGCCGCTGTGCCTGTCCAATGAGAACGCCTCCCATGTTGAGTGTGAGCTGGGGAACCCCATGAAGAGAGGTGCCCAGGTCGGCATATCTGCCCTTATCCCTATCCGAGTGGCTCTGTCACCCCTGACCCCTCCTCAAGCCCCTCGCCCTCCCGGACTCTAATCTTGCTCCACCCTTTGCCCAGGTCACCTTCTACCTCATCCTTAGCACCTCAGGGATCACCATTGAGACCACAGAGCTGGCGGTGGAGCTGCTGTTGGCCACGTGAGGCTGGCGGGGCAgggtgggtgagggtgggggcagTGGCTTGAAGTCCACCTAGAAAGGGCTCTGCTGTCCTCAGCTGATCCCTTGGGGCGGTGCCTGTGCCCGCCGCCCACGCCTGCCCCTGCCACATGCCAGGATCAGCGAGCAGGAGCTGCAGCCGGTCTCTGCCCGAGCCCGTGTCTTCATCGAGCTGCCACTGTCCATCACGGGGTAAGCCCTGTCCAGGTGGGCACCTCCGCCAGAGGGGTGGGCATTGTTACCCCCAAACCCAGGCCTGGGCTTCGCCTCACCTGGCCTGACCCTCCTGACCTTCCATCAGGCCCCAGGCCTCCTCAGCCCCTGTTTTGACCCCTCCTCACCAGGGTGGCCATTCCCCAGCAGCTCTTCTTCTCCGGCGTGGTGCGGGGCGAGAGCGCCATGCAGTCTGAGCGGGATGTGGGCAGCAAGGTCAAGTATGAGGTTACGGTAAGTGGCCGGGTGAGGTCCCTCCCTTCTTGGCACAGAGGAGAAGCTGAGACATGTCCCAGGGGCTGTGGCTTTTCTCCCATCTGGCGCCCGGTGGTCCGGCGAGTTCGAGGCCTCCCCCAGTTCCTGGGCCTTGGCTGTGTGCAGATGTTTGTGTCGAGGGCTCAGTTGACCATTTCCTGCTCATTCCTGACTGGACATCTCACCTGCTGGTCTGGGGAGGCCATGAGGGCCCGGGGGCCTCTGCTGGGGGATGGGGACATGGGGGGAGGGCTGATGTTTCTCCCCAGAACCCTGCCCTTGCTTGGCTGGGGCCTCCCTGCATTTCCCGGTGACATCTCTGGGTTTTCCTGGGTTTGGGGTGGGCAGAGAATGGTGCCTGGATCTAGGATCCTGAGTCTTTGTTGAAACTATGCTTCCTGAGGCTCCCCCGCAGCCCTGTCCCCTCCATCTCTGGGGATTTAGAACCTGTCCTTCGCACTCTCTTGTGTCCACAGGTCTCCAACCAAGGCCAGTCGCTCAATACCCTGGGCTCGGCCTTCCTCAACATCATGTGGCCCCACGAGATTGCCAACGGGAAGTGGCTGCTGTACCCCATGCGGGTGGAGCTggagggcgggcgggggccggggcaGAGGGGACTCTGTTCCCCCAGGCCCAACATCCTCCACCTGGTGAGGCTTAGGCGAGGTGGGTGGGGCTGCGGAAGCAGGGTGGGGTGTGGCCAGACTTTGGGAAGGATGCCGTGGGGCTGGGGGTCTCTGGCTGGTCGGGGCCCAGGAGGAGGGTGCTGGGGAGCAGGTGCCACCTCTCCTTGCTGCGTTTGGAGGGACCCTCActgggccccctccccacctcaggaTGTGGACAGCAGGGACAGGAGGCGGCGGGAGCTGGGGCAGCCGGAGCCGCAGGAGCCTCATGAGCAGCCGGAGCCCAGCACGTCCTGGTGGCCAGTGTCCTCTGCTGAGAAGAAGAAAAACGTCACCCTGGTGAGGGCGGGGCAAACGTGGCCCAGGCAGGATGGGGTGGGGCACGTGGTATGCCAGAGGATGGCGGGGAGAGGGGAAAGCGGGGAGCTTCAGGGTGCTGGGCGGCCTGTCAACAGCCGCGATGGTCACAGACACCGGGGGCAAGGTGACAGGGCACTTCACATCACACCCGTGAGgcagctgccgccgccgccgcttccCCACACGCCCACCAGGTGTTCACTCCAGAGCAGGGCACTTACCGTAGTCCGTTCCCCACGCAGTTGATTCTCCCTGCGTTTGTATGAAAGGTCACATTTGATAGGGGGTGGTTTTAGCCATCTCTGAGTTCTGTTTGTTATCCTTTTGAATTCTTTTAGGCCAGAAAGTCAATTTGCATAAGGAAACCTGCTTGATTTTCACAATGTCAAAAAACACTTGAAGGTTTTAAAAGTTCTAATAATTAAATCGATAGTATATTTATGTGATTCATTAAGCCTATCCTTTTCGAGCCCTTTTGCCTCCCCGTTTCCTCCTTGTTTCACACGGTTTTGTTCGTGGGGGGGGCTCACTGAGCAGATTAGCGCAGACTCTGTGTACTCGTCTCTTTTAGGATGGCGCTGGCAGTGAGAGTTGGGGGGGGACACAGATCGGGGGGTGCTTGGCCTGGTGGCAGAAGGTGAATCCCAGGTGTGGAAAGGATGGCCAATAGAGGCAAAAAGAGGCAAAGAGACCTTGGCAGGCGGAGGGCAGCAGTTGGGCCAGCTCTGGTGGCATCTGTCTGGGAGGAATTTCCGCTGCCACAGCCCATCCTTCCTGGGGGCCCTCAGCTTCCCTGCCCCCCTGAGAGCATGGTGGAAAGCAAATGAAGGCACCTCAGGGGTGGTATGAGCTTGTGTAACTGCTGTTTCCCTGTTACCTGGATAGTCCTGCTTTCTCCAGGTGACTGATTTCTTCGGAAAGACCACCCTTTTCGATAAGAACTTTGAAATGGattcttttacttaaaatgaCTTTTAGACAAATTGACCAAGGATTCTTGAATTGCTCGAAAGTGGCCATTCTTCCATATAGGCAGCGTGATGAATAGAACATTAATTTTTAGGCAAATGGGCCATTAGGTGGGATTGGGCCAAATG
This region includes:
- the ITGA7 gene encoding integrin alpha-7 isoform X4, which translates into the protein MAGTPGRDPWGPPGICYLLGSLLAGLLFPGAVAFNLDVMGALRKEGEPGSLFGFSVALHRQLQPGPQSWLLVGAPQALALPGQQANRTGGLFACPLSLEETDCYRVDIDRGADVQKESKENQWLGVSVRSQGPGGKIVTCAHRYEARQRVDQTLETRDVIGRCFVLSQDLAIRDELDGGEWKFCEGRPQGHEQFGFCQQGTAAAFSPDSHYLLFGAPGTYNWKGTARVELCVQGSADLAHLDDGPYEAGGEKELDPRLIPVPANSYFGLLFVTNIDSSDPDQLVYKTLDPADRLPGPAGDLALNSYLGFSIDSGKSLVRAEELSFVAGAPRANHKGAVVILRKDSASRLVPEVTLSGERLTSGFGYSLAVADLNNDGWTDLVVGAPYFFERQEELGGAVYVYMNQGGHWAGVSPLRLCGSPDSMFGISLAVLGDLNQDGFPDLAVGAPFAGDGKVFIYHGSSLGVVVKPSQVLEGEAVGIKSFGYSLSGGLDVDGNRYPDLLVGSLADTAVLFRARPVLHVSHEVSILPRTIDLEQPNCASGHSVCMDLRVCFSYIASPSSYSPVVALDYTLDGDTDRRLRGQVPRVTFLSRGPDDPKHQASGTVWLRRQHDRVCGDTMLQLQENVKDKLRAIVVTLSYSLQTPRLRRQAPGQGLPPVAPILNAHQPSTQRTEIHFLKQGCGEDKVCQSNLRLVHARFCARVSDTEFQPLPMDADGTTALFALSGQPVIGLELKVTNLPSDPAQPQADGDDAHEAQLLVTLPASLHYSGVRALDPAEKPLCLSNENASHVECELGNPMKRGAQVTFYLILSTSGITIETTELAVELLLATISEQELQPVSARARVFIELPLSITGVAIPQQLFFSGVVRGESAMQSERDVGSKVKYEVTVSNQGQSLNTLGSAFLNIMWPHEIANGKWLLYPMRVELEGGRGPGQRGLCSPRPNILHLDVDSRDRRRRELGQPEPQEPHEQPEPSTSWWPVSSAEKKKNVTLDCTRGTASCVVFSCPLYSFDRAAVLHVWGRLWNSTFLEEYSAVKSLEVIVQANITVKSSIKNLLLRDASTVIPVMVYLDPAAVVAEGVPWWVILLAVLAGLLALALLVLLMWKMGFFKRARYPEATVPQYHAVKIPREDRQQFKEEKTGTILRNNWGSPRREGPDAHPILAGDGHPVPGTA
- the ITGA7 gene encoding integrin alpha-7 isoform X6, with the translated sequence MAGTPGRDPWGPPGICYLLGSLLAGLLFPGAVAFNLDVMGALRKEGEPGSLFGFSVALHRQLQPGPQSWLLVGAPQALALPGQQANRTGGLFACPLSLEETDCYRVDIDRGADVQKESKENQWLGVSVRSQGPGGKIVTCAHRYEARQRVDQTLETRDVIGRCFVLSQDLAIRDELDGGEWKFCEGRPQGHEQFGFCQQGTAAAFSPDSHYLLFGAPGTYNWKGTARVELCVQGSADLAHLDDGPYEAGGEKELDPRLIPVPANSYFGFSIDSGKSLVRAEELSFVAGAPRANHKGAVVILRKDSASRLVPEVTLSGERLTSGFGYSLAVADLNNDGWTDLVVGAPYFFERQEELGGAVYVYMNQGGHWAGVSPLRLCGSPDSMFGISLAVLGDLNQDGFPDLAVGAPFAGDGKVFIYHGSSLGVVVKPSQVLEGEAVGIKSFGYSLSGGLDVDGNRYPDLLVGSLADTAVLFRARPVLHVSHEVSILPRTIDLEQPNCASGHSVCMDLRVCFSYIASPSSYSPVVALDYTLDGDTDRRLRGQVPRVTFLSRGPDDPKHQASGTVWLRRQHDRVCGDTMLQLQENVKDKLRAIVVTLSYSLQTPRLRRQAPGQGLPPVAPILNAHQPSTQRTEIHFLKQGCGEDKVCQSNLRLVHARFCARVSDTEFQPLPMDADGTTALFALSGQPVIGLELKVTNLPSDPAQPQADGDDAHEAQLLVTLPASLHYSGVRALDPAEKPLCLSNENASHVECELGNPMKRGAQVTFYLILSTSGITIETTELAVELLLATISEQELQPVSARARVFIELPLSITGVAIPQQLFFSGVVRGESAMQSERDVGSKVKYEVTVSNQGQSLNTLGSAFLNIMWPHEIANGKWLLYPMRVELEGGRGPGQRGLCSPRPNILHLDVDSRDRRRRELGQPEPQEPHEQPEPSTSWWPVSSAEKKKNVTLDCTRGTASCVVFSCPLYSFDRAAVLHVWGRLWNSTFLEEYSAVKSLEVIVQANITVKSSIKNLLLRDASTVIPVMVYLDPAAVVAEGVPWWVILLAVLAGLLALALLVLLMWKMGFFKRARYPEATVPQYHAVKIPREDRQQFKEEKTGTILRNNWGSPRREGPDAHPILAGDGHPVPGTA
- the ITGA7 gene encoding integrin alpha-7 isoform X1, which produces MWPSTPTCSLPWSPGALPRFSPQPCQHAHERGHRLSSAWPRAPQHAGMSSPMPSRGPHAPTHQPTPHHSHSHLRTLPLAGLTLGTARVELCVQGSADLAHLDDGPYEAGGEKELDPRLIPVPANSYFGFSIDSGKSLVRAEELSFVAGAPRANHKGAVVILRKDSASRLVPEVTLSGERLTSGFGYSLAVADLNNDGWTDLVVGAPYFFERQEELGGAVYVYMNQGGHWAGVSPLRLCGSPDSMFGISLAVLGDLNQDGFPDLAVGAPFAGDGKVFIYHGSSLGVVVKPSQVLEGEAVGIKSFGYSLSGGLDVDGNRYPDLLVGSLADTAVLFRARPVLHVSHEVSILPRTIDLEQPNCASGHSVCMDLRVCFSYIASPSSYSPVVALDYTLDGDTDRRLRGQVPRVTFLSRGPDDPKHQASGTVWLRRQHDRVCGDTMLQLQENVKDKLRAIVVTLSYSLQTPRLRRQAPGQGLPPVAPILNAHQPSTQRTEIHFLKQGCGEDKVCQSNLRLVHARFCARVSDTEFQPLPMDADGTTALFALSGQPVIGLELKVTNLPSDPAQPQADGDDAHEAQLLVTLPASLHYSGVRALDPAEKPLCLSNENASHVECELGNPMKRGAQVTFYLILSTSGITIETTELAVELLLATISEQELQPVSARARVFIELPLSITGVAIPQQLFFSGVVRGESAMQSERDVGSKVKYEVTVSNQGQSLNTLGSAFLNIMWPHEIANGKWLLYPMRVELEGGRGPGQRGLCSPRPNILHLDVDSRDRRRRELGQPEPQEPHEQPEPSTSWWPVSSAEKKKNVTLDCTRGTASCVVFSCPLYSFDRAAVLHVWGRLWNSTFLEEYSAVKSLEVIVQANITVKSSIKNLLLRDASTVIPVMVYLDPAAVVAEGVPWWVILLAVLAGLLALALLVLLMWKMGFFKRARYPEATVPQYHAVKIPREDRQQFKEEKTGTILRNNWGSPRREGPDAHPILAGDGHPVPGTA
- the ITGA7 gene encoding integrin alpha-7 isoform X3, with protein sequence MWPSTPTCSLPWSPGALPRFSPQPCQHAHERGHRLSSAWPRAPQHAGMSSPMPSRGPHAPTHQPTPHHSHSHLRTLPLAGLTLGTARVELCVQGSADLAHLDDGPYEAGGEKELDPRLIPVPANSYFGFSIDSGKSLVRAEELSFVAGAPRANHKGAVVILRKDSASRLVPEVTLSGERLTSGFGYSLAVADLNNDGWTDLVVGAPYFFERQEELGGAVYVYMNQGGHWAGVSPLRLCGSPDSMFGISLAVLGDLNQDGFPDLAVGAPFAGDGKVFIYHGSSLGVVVKPSQVLEGEAVGIKSFGYSLSGGLDVDGNRYPDLLVGSLADTAVLFRARPVLHVSHEVSILPRTIDLEQPNCASGHSVCMDLRVCFSYIASPSSYSPVVALDYTLDGDTDRRLRGQVPRVTFLSRGPDDPKHQASGTVWLRRQHDRVCGDTMLQLQENVKDKLRAIVVTLSYSLQTPRLRRQAPGQGLPPVAPILNAHQPSTQRTEIHFLKQGCGEDKVCQSNLRLVHARFCARVSDTEFQPLPMDADGTTALFALSGQPVIGLELKVTNLPSDPAQPQADGDDAHEAQLLVTLPASLHYSGVRALDPAEKPLCLSNENASHVECELGNPMKRGAQVTFYLILSTSGITIETTELAVELLLATISEQELQPVSARARVFIELPLSITGVAIPQQLFFSGVVRGESAMQSERDVGSKVKYEVTVSNQGQSLNTLGSAFLNIMWPHEIANGKWLLYPMRVELEGGRGPGQRGLCSPRPNILHLDVDSRDRRRRELGQPEPQEPHEQPEPSTSWWPVSSAEKKKNVTLEYSAVKSLEVIVQANITVKSSIKNLLLRDASTVIPVMVYLDPAAVVAEGVPWWVILLAVLAGLLALALLVLLMWKMGFFKRARYPEATVPQYHAVKIPREDRQQFKEEKTGTILRNNWGSPRREGPDAHPILAGDGHPVPGTA
- the ITGA7 gene encoding integrin alpha-7 isoform X5; this encodes MAGTPGRDPWGPPGICYLLGSLLAGLLFPGAVAFNLDVMGALRKEGEPGSLFGFSVALHRQLQPGPQSWLLVGAPQALALPGQQANRTGGLFACPLSLEETDCYRVDIDRGADVQKESKENQWLGVSVRSQGPGGKIVTCAHRYEARQRVDQTLETRDVIGRCFVLSQDLAIRDELDGGEWKFCEGRPQGHEQFGFCQQGTAAAFSPDSHYLLFGAPGTYNWKGLLFVTNIDSSDPDQLVYKTLDPADRLPGPAGDLALNSYLGFSIDSGKSLVRAEELSFVAGAPRANHKGAVVILRKDSASRLVPEVTLSGERLTSGFGYSLAVADLNNDGWTDLVVGAPYFFERQEELGGAVYVYMNQGGHWAGVSPLRLCGSPDSMFGISLAVLGDLNQDGFPDLAVGAPFAGDGKVFIYHGSSLGVVVKPSQVLEGEAVGIKSFGYSLSGGLDVDGNRYPDLLVGSLADTAVLFRARPVLHVSHEVSILPRTIDLEQPNCASGHSVCMDLRVCFSYIASPSSYSPVVALDYTLDGDTDRRLRGQVPRVTFLSRGPDDPKHQASGTVWLRRQHDRVCGDTMLQLQENVKDKLRAIVVTLSYSLQTPRLRRQAPGQGLPPVAPILNAHQPSTQRTEIHFLKQGCGEDKVCQSNLRLVHARFCARVSDTEFQPLPMDADGTTALFALSGQPVIGLELKVTNLPSDPAQPQADGDDAHEAQLLVTLPASLHYSGVRALDPAEKPLCLSNENASHVECELGNPMKRGAQVTFYLILSTSGITIETTELAVELLLATISEQELQPVSARARVFIELPLSITGVAIPQQLFFSGVVRGESAMQSERDVGSKVKYEVTVSNQGQSLNTLGSAFLNIMWPHEIANGKWLLYPMRVELEGGRGPGQRGLCSPRPNILHLDVDSRDRRRRELGQPEPQEPHEQPEPSTSWWPVSSAEKKKNVTLDCTRGTASCVVFSCPLYSFDRAAVLHVWGRLWNSTFLEEYSAVKSLEVIVQANITVKSSIKNLLLRDASTVIPVMVYLDPAAVVAEGVPWWVILLAVLAGLLALALLVLLMWKMGFFKRARYPEATVPQYHAVKIPREDRQQFKEEKTGTILRNNWGSPRREGPDAHPILAGDGHPVPGTA
- the ITGA7 gene encoding integrin alpha-7 isoform X2, with protein sequence MWPSTPTCSLPWSPGALPRFSPQPCQHAHERGHRLSSAWPRAPQHAGMSSPMPSRGPHAPTHQPTPHHSHSHLRTLPLAGLTLGLLFVTNIDSSDPDQLVYKTLDPADRLPGPAGDLALNSYLGFSIDSGKSLVRAEELSFVAGAPRANHKGAVVILRKDSASRLVPEVTLSGERLTSGFGYSLAVADLNNDGWTDLVVGAPYFFERQEELGGAVYVYMNQGGHWAGVSPLRLCGSPDSMFGISLAVLGDLNQDGFPDLAVGAPFAGDGKVFIYHGSSLGVVVKPSQVLEGEAVGIKSFGYSLSGGLDVDGNRYPDLLVGSLADTAVLFRARPVLHVSHEVSILPRTIDLEQPNCASGHSVCMDLRVCFSYIASPSSYSPVVALDYTLDGDTDRRLRGQVPRVTFLSRGPDDPKHQASGTVWLRRQHDRVCGDTMLQLQENVKDKLRAIVVTLSYSLQTPRLRRQAPGQGLPPVAPILNAHQPSTQRTEIHFLKQGCGEDKVCQSNLRLVHARFCARVSDTEFQPLPMDADGTTALFALSGQPVIGLELKVTNLPSDPAQPQADGDDAHEAQLLVTLPASLHYSGVRALDPAEKPLCLSNENASHVECELGNPMKRGAQVTFYLILSTSGITIETTELAVELLLATISEQELQPVSARARVFIELPLSITGVAIPQQLFFSGVVRGESAMQSERDVGSKVKYEVTVSNQGQSLNTLGSAFLNIMWPHEIANGKWLLYPMRVELEGGRGPGQRGLCSPRPNILHLDVDSRDRRRRELGQPEPQEPHEQPEPSTSWWPVSSAEKKKNVTLDCTRGTASCVVFSCPLYSFDRAAVLHVWGRLWNSTFLEEYSAVKSLEVIVQANITVKSSIKNLLLRDASTVIPVMVYLDPAAVVAEGVPWWVILLAVLAGLLALALLVLLMWKMGFFKRARYPEATVPQYHAVKIPREDRQQFKEEKTGTILRNNWGSPRREGPDAHPILAGDGHPVPGTA